Proteins found in one Promicromonospora sukumoe genomic segment:
- a CDS encoding HAD family hydrolase: MTVTDVRPIRRMVALDIDGTLVPDSGIDVPEPTRRAVADAVGAGIDVVLATGRSLKGALPVAIALGLDGTRVVASNGAVTARVDSTWPGGYELEDSHTLAGGSVLELARRVVPGIKTGAEDIGWGYHVSELFDPGQLNGRQYVVSQEVLERVQTPRLVLAGRDAVEYLHELVASLDVTVNINGPHWLDVTPPRVSKATALEAVRSALGVAPQETVFVGDGLNDLPALAWAGHAVAMGNAPAEVRRAADTVTGSLAQNGAAAVLRDLVAELAGSRVSRR, from the coding sequence ATGACCGTCACCGACGTGCGTCCGATCCGCCGGATGGTCGCCCTAGACATCGACGGAACGCTCGTGCCTGACTCCGGGATCGATGTCCCGGAACCCACCCGGCGGGCAGTAGCCGACGCCGTCGGGGCCGGCATCGACGTCGTCCTGGCGACAGGACGGTCGTTGAAAGGCGCGCTGCCGGTCGCGATCGCTCTTGGCCTGGACGGCACCAGGGTCGTGGCGTCCAACGGTGCAGTGACCGCCCGAGTGGACTCAACCTGGCCGGGGGGCTACGAGCTCGAGGACAGCCACACCCTGGCCGGCGGCTCGGTGCTCGAACTTGCACGACGCGTTGTTCCGGGGATCAAGACCGGTGCCGAGGACATCGGTTGGGGCTATCACGTCTCGGAACTCTTCGACCCGGGACAGCTCAACGGGCGCCAGTACGTGGTCTCCCAGGAGGTGCTGGAGCGCGTCCAGACACCTCGTCTGGTCCTGGCCGGCCGGGACGCTGTGGAGTATCTGCACGAGCTGGTTGCTTCGCTCGACGTCACGGTGAACATCAACGGCCCGCACTGGTTGGACGTCACACCGCCACGGGTGTCGAAGGCGACTGCGCTCGAAGCCGTGCGGTCGGCGCTAGGTGTTGCTCCACAAGAGACGGTGTTCGTCGGTGACGGACTGAACGATCTGCCTGCCCTGGCGTGGGCAGGCCACGCGGTTGCCATGGGCAACGCGCCCGCGGAAGTACGTCGCGCCGCTGACACCGTCACCGGGTCCCTGGCCCAGAACGGTGCTGCCGCAGTGCTTCGCGACCTCGTCGCCGAGCTAGCCGGAAGCCGGGTGTCTCGACGGTGA
- a CDS encoding lanthionine synthetase LanC family protein: MSSSTPQSLADGELARTLVAVEMALTSQGSWDDVTDHLLAATSVALDTSVRANLFHGVPALAFVVDATGPAGRARWARQLAELDGSLVALVNDRLAEAAARWRERTPVSSGEFDLMTGLAGLTTVLLRRAVHVAEDPAASGPEQAEVLHTTLVRALAYLVDRARNRVLEGAPVPGWWSSTARSSSPTAPGAMDGVGGHAYLGFARGGAGILAVLAAASRAGHAVPGQDVAIRQIASWYERWRQQTSDGVVWWPTRIGWDELESGSTSQEPSAPTWAHGTPGIGRALQMAAIALGDPQARIAAEGVIASCLTRSQLDVLTEPDLYAGTGGMYLTVLRAAEDAEGFASVQARTSMLTHRVGAAADAVSRTSRVLPDPQDTEFLHGRFGTRLVFQALQSRAVPVSGADAVLGTAWVE; encoded by the coding sequence ATGTCGTCTTCCACCCCTCAGTCCCTGGCCGACGGGGAGCTGGCTCGCACGCTGGTCGCGGTCGAGATGGCGTTGACCAGTCAGGGTTCGTGGGACGACGTGACGGACCACCTGCTCGCGGCCACCTCGGTAGCGCTGGACACCTCCGTGCGGGCGAACCTGTTCCACGGAGTTCCCGCCTTGGCGTTCGTTGTGGATGCGACCGGTCCGGCAGGTCGCGCGCGGTGGGCGCGTCAGCTCGCCGAGCTGGACGGATCGTTGGTTGCCCTCGTGAACGACCGTCTTGCCGAGGCAGCGGCCCGCTGGCGCGAGCGCACCCCGGTGAGCAGCGGCGAGTTCGACCTCATGACGGGACTCGCTGGCCTCACCACGGTCCTGCTGCGCCGCGCTGTGCACGTTGCTGAGGACCCGGCCGCATCCGGCCCGGAGCAGGCTGAGGTGCTGCATACGACGCTGGTCCGGGCTCTGGCTTATCTGGTGGACCGTGCGCGCAACCGAGTGCTGGAGGGCGCGCCTGTCCCTGGCTGGTGGAGCAGCACCGCGCGGTCGTCCTCACCGACGGCACCAGGTGCCATGGACGGGGTTGGCGGGCATGCGTATCTTGGGTTCGCCCGGGGCGGAGCCGGGATCCTGGCGGTCCTCGCGGCGGCGTCGCGCGCCGGGCACGCGGTGCCGGGCCAGGACGTCGCGATCCGGCAGATCGCGTCCTGGTACGAACGGTGGCGTCAGCAGACAAGCGACGGCGTGGTGTGGTGGCCGACGCGTATCGGCTGGGACGAGCTGGAGAGCGGCAGCACCAGTCAGGAGCCGTCTGCTCCGACCTGGGCGCACGGTACGCCGGGCATCGGCAGGGCGTTGCAGATGGCGGCCATCGCGCTAGGCGACCCGCAGGCTCGGATAGCCGCGGAGGGCGTCATTGCGTCGTGCCTAACTCGGTCCCAGCTCGATGTCCTGACCGAGCCGGACCTGTATGCCGGGACGGGCGGCATGTACTTGACGGTGTTGCGCGCGGCCGAGGACGCGGAAGGCTTCGCGTCTGTTCAGGCACGGACCTCGATGCTGACCCATCGTGTCGGGGCTGCCGCCGATGCGGTGTCCCGCACCAGCAGGGTTCTGCCCGACCCGCAGGACACCGAGTTCCTGCACGGCAGGTTCGGCACGCGACTGGTCTTCCAGGCGCTGCAGAGCCGCGCAGTGCCGGTCTCGGGCGCCGACGCCGTCCTGGGGACAGCGTGGGTCGAGTGA
- a CDS encoding radical SAM protein, whose amino-acid sequence MPVTVPLLTPDQIAQLPEAARSVVDYRKSGLSLNHIQGCPLDCAYCIRHTYGVWEMTQPRALMPDDEAVRQLVAHPYFQAHHTPVQVFNRATDPFLPRVKEHLFTVLEDLDSRGLTNHVLVITRYRVDPEDCDRLNRLTNIRVTILVTYSGISDKRIEPVNSEIAERSLKTLYAHADRYRVILYWRPLVPGLNDTPEHMAKAVELSHHAHGTVFTGLFYRDEIADYYKANNLPEPYEGTARRKIVPETLERRVLEAFADGGGPLFRKTSCSVSFAHEVPDYNGHYGIRELCDICPAKQLALCAKHHDKPTHDAVRDLARRLPGREDVEIVEITERAAIVAGLDEQPRYFLQHGLGFQFHDQRHPHKPRLHGRADTGWPTDQDAADQTTSKEPV is encoded by the coding sequence GTGCCGGTCACCGTCCCACTGCTGACCCCCGACCAGATCGCCCAGCTGCCCGAAGCGGCACGCAGCGTCGTTGACTACCGCAAGTCGGGCCTGTCGCTGAACCACATCCAGGGCTGCCCCCTGGACTGCGCCTACTGCATCCGCCACACCTACGGGGTATGGGAGATGACCCAGCCGCGGGCGTTGATGCCCGACGACGAGGCCGTGCGGCAACTGGTCGCGCACCCCTATTTCCAGGCGCACCACACCCCCGTGCAGGTCTTCAACCGGGCCACCGACCCGTTCCTGCCCCGCGTCAAGGAGCACCTGTTCACGGTCCTGGAGGATCTGGACTCACGCGGCCTGACCAACCACGTCCTGGTCATCACCCGCTACCGCGTCGACCCCGAGGACTGCGACCGCCTCAACCGGCTGACGAACATCCGGGTCACGATCCTGGTGACCTACTCCGGGATCAGCGACAAGCGGATCGAGCCGGTCAACAGCGAGATCGCCGAGCGGTCCTTGAAGACTCTGTATGCGCACGCCGACCGGTACCGCGTGATCCTGTACTGGCGGCCCCTGGTACCCGGTCTGAACGACACGCCCGAGCACATGGCAAAGGCCGTCGAACTGTCCCACCACGCCCACGGCACCGTATTCACCGGACTGTTCTACCGGGACGAGATCGCCGACTACTACAAGGCCAACAACCTGCCCGAACCCTACGAGGGCACCGCGCGCCGCAAGATCGTTCCCGAGACATTGGAACGCCGCGTGCTCGAGGCGTTCGCCGACGGCGGCGGGCCGCTGTTCCGCAAGACCAGCTGCTCGGTCTCATTCGCCCACGAAGTGCCGGACTACAACGGGCACTACGGCATCCGGGAGCTGTGCGACATCTGCCCGGCCAAGCAGCTCGCTCTGTGCGCCAAGCACCACGACAAGCCCACGCACGATGCGGTGCGTGACCTCGCGCGACGGCTGCCCGGCCGAGAGGATGTCGAGATCGTGGAGATCACCGAGCGTGCCGCGATCGTGGCTGGCCTGGACGAACAGCCCCGCTACTTCCTGCAGCACGGCCTCGGGTTCCAGTTCCACGACCAGCGTCACCCCCACAAGCCGCGCCTGCACGGCCGCGCCGACACTGGCTGGCCCACCGACCAGGATGCTGCCGACCAGACGACGTCGAAGGAGCCGGTATGA
- a CDS encoding 3'-5' exonuclease, whose translation MVDVEGNGARPPDLVEVAAVPVRGGIVGKPLVWLVRPAVPITWQARKIHGISNDDVASAPTIDAVADEILVALGDAIPVGHAVHVDLDVLHRSLPGWDHPTALDTLKLARRCYDLESYKLTALVEHRHLDTDLPARMKAHRADYDALVTARLFADLASGFAPGGATLGDLVEIASSGKRGNSTPTTDEAPTLFELP comes from the coding sequence GTGGTCGACGTGGAGGGCAACGGCGCCCGGCCACCGGACCTGGTCGAGGTCGCCGCCGTGCCCGTCCGTGGCGGCATTGTCGGGAAGCCGTTGGTGTGGCTGGTGCGGCCCGCGGTCCCGATCACCTGGCAGGCCCGCAAGATCCACGGCATCAGCAACGACGACGTCGCCAGCGCACCAACGATCGACGCCGTGGCAGACGAGATTCTGGTTGCGCTCGGCGACGCGATCCCCGTCGGGCACGCCGTCCACGTCGACTTGGACGTCCTGCACCGGTCGCTGCCCGGCTGGGACCACCCGACCGCACTGGACACCCTGAAGCTCGCCCGTCGTTGCTACGACCTGGAGTCGTACAAACTCACAGCCCTGGTCGAGCACCGGCATCTGGACACCGACCTGCCAGCACGAATGAAGGCCCACCGCGCCGACTACGACGCCCTGGTCACCGCCCGCCTGTTCGCCGACCTCGCCTCTGGCTTCGCACCCGGCGGGGCAACCCTCGGCGACCTCGTCGAAATCGCGAGCTCTGGAAAGCGCGGCAACTCGACGCCGACCACGGATGAGGCTCCGACCCTCTTCGAACTGCCATGA
- the tmk gene encoding dTMP kinase, which produces MTAPHRDGLLVAVDGPSGVGKSTLCSSLSDRLRAMGLAVHHTTQPSTGPVGILARQLTPTTAGHTLACLYAADRYHQAVTEIGPRLREGQIVITDRYTTSGMTMQRHDGVEPTFLDALNLPVLPADLTILLTGTPDIVRHRLTNRGAHNRYQDRPDSTTNEINYFHQAADRLATTGARIAHIDTTNLDPEAVADQAASLVLQTVHGMKEAS; this is translated from the coding sequence ATGACCGCGCCACACCGTGATGGCCTTCTGGTCGCCGTCGACGGTCCCTCTGGCGTCGGCAAGTCCACCCTGTGCAGCAGCCTGAGCGACCGACTCCGCGCCATGGGACTGGCGGTCCACCACACCACACAGCCCTCTACCGGACCGGTCGGGATCCTGGCCCGGCAGCTCACACCGACCACCGCCGGCCACACCTTGGCGTGCCTGTACGCCGCAGACCGGTACCACCAGGCCGTCACCGAGATCGGACCTCGCCTCAGGGAAGGCCAGATCGTCATCACGGACCGCTACACCACCTCCGGGATGACCATGCAGCGCCACGACGGTGTCGAGCCCACCTTCCTGGACGCCCTCAACCTCCCTGTTCTCCCCGCGGACCTCACGATCCTGCTGACCGGGACACCGGACATCGTCCGCCACCGGCTGACCAACCGCGGCGCACACAACCGATACCAAGACCGCCCGGACTCGACCACCAACGAGATCAACTACTTCCACCAGGCCGCCGACCGGCTCGCCACCACCGGCGCCCGGATCGCGCACATCGACACCACCAACCTCGACCCCGAAGCCGTTGCCGACCAGGCCGCCTCGCTCGTGCTCCAGACGGTCCACGGCATGAAGGAGGCATCGTGA
- a CDS encoding aldo/keto reductase, whose protein sequence is MSTTDIAGEPVPGDLGGTFSIGGDLPVRRIGYGTMQLTGPGHWFHPADMDMAKAVLRRAVDLGVNHLDTADAYGPETAERIIRKALHPYPDDLVIATKGGMTRQGPDQWAPVGRPEYLRQCVEMSLRRLAVDRIDLYYLHRIDPKVPLDDQIGELAALQAEGKIRHLGLSKVTTTQIDAALKTAPIAAVQNRLNLTDGDHDVVRYCTHEGLAFVPYAPLGAGSLATDTRAAITYLLDLSPVVLPIPGTSSTEHLEVNLSRT, encoded by the coding sequence GTGAGCACCACCGACATCGCCGGAGAGCCGGTGCCCGGAGACCTCGGCGGCACGTTCTCGATCGGCGGGGACCTGCCCGTACGGCGCATCGGGTACGGCACCATGCAACTGACCGGCCCAGGCCACTGGTTCCACCCCGCCGACATGGACATGGCGAAAGCCGTCCTGCGCCGCGCGGTCGACCTCGGCGTCAACCACCTCGACACCGCCGACGCCTACGGACCCGAGACGGCCGAACGCATCATCCGCAAAGCGTTGCACCCCTACCCAGACGACCTCGTCATCGCGACCAAGGGCGGCATGACCCGCCAGGGTCCCGACCAGTGGGCGCCCGTTGGCCGGCCGGAGTACCTGCGTCAGTGCGTCGAGATGAGCCTGCGCCGCCTCGCGGTGGACCGGATCGACCTGTACTACCTGCACCGCATCGATCCGAAGGTCCCGCTCGACGACCAGATCGGCGAGCTCGCGGCGCTCCAGGCGGAAGGCAAGATCCGGCACCTCGGCCTGTCCAAGGTCACGACCACCCAGATCGACGCAGCCCTGAAGACCGCACCGATCGCCGCCGTGCAGAACCGGCTCAACCTAACCGACGGCGACCACGACGTCGTCCGGTATTGCACGCACGAGGGACTCGCGTTCGTGCCCTACGCGCCCCTCGGCGCCGGGAGTTTGGCGACCGACACCCGCGCCGCGATCACCTACCTGCTCGACCTGTCACCAGTCGTCCTACCGATCCCTGGGACCTCCTCGACCGAGCACCTCGAAGTCAACCTCTCACGCACGTAG
- a CDS encoding lantibiotic dehydratase C-terminal domain-containing protein: MSGTILYLPTPRTAQPYTQGTIVVPSPTPAPADVVGWSQLDLVFTAGPQARTGVAIVLADVLDELCAQASVRWWFLNQDRGWRVYLQGLPAVEAAAWVNQAGPTGRAGPWWAAPAPTPLSMRPVGNLSGVPGPRALVLADLHCADSQGVLDYLREDHPLLVPRHLAGILTVALCHAAGLSTPHTADFVDQHWLDATPLEKAARVRAHGLTEMLGAYLLTPATRLLDLDQYAAVWASALADAGGRLCALTHQGFTPTPSATVPDALQRDLRHAVAAHWNRLGLHPVDQQVLAVAIRNALWAKGKR, from the coding sequence ATGAGCGGCACGATCCTCTACCTGCCCACGCCCCGCACAGCCCAGCCGTACACGCAGGGCACGATCGTGGTGCCCAGCCCGACGCCAGCGCCAGCGGACGTGGTCGGCTGGTCCCAGCTCGACCTCGTCTTCACTGCCGGGCCCCAGGCTCGCACGGGCGTGGCGATCGTGCTTGCCGACGTTCTGGACGAGTTGTGCGCACAGGCTAGCGTTCGGTGGTGGTTCCTGAACCAGGACCGGGGCTGGCGCGTCTACCTGCAGGGCTTGCCCGCGGTTGAGGCGGCCGCATGGGTGAACCAGGCGGGTCCAACCGGAAGAGCTGGGCCTTGGTGGGCCGCACCGGCGCCGACCCCGCTCTCGATGCGGCCCGTCGGGAACCTGTCCGGTGTACCGGGGCCCCGGGCTTTGGTGCTAGCGGACTTGCACTGTGCCGACAGCCAGGGCGTCCTGGACTACCTGCGCGAGGACCATCCTCTGCTCGTGCCCCGGCATCTGGCCGGGATCCTGACCGTGGCCCTGTGCCACGCGGCGGGCCTGAGCACTCCGCATACGGCGGACTTCGTCGACCAGCACTGGCTCGACGCGACCCCGCTGGAAAAGGCCGCGAGGGTCCGGGCCCACGGGCTGACCGAGATGCTCGGTGCCTATCTGCTCACGCCCGCGACACGGTTGCTGGACCTGGACCAATACGCGGCAGTGTGGGCCAGTGCCCTCGCCGATGCAGGCGGCCGCCTATGCGCCCTGACCCACCAGGGATTCACTCCCACACCTAGCGCGACGGTTCCCGACGCGCTGCAGCGCGACCTGCGGCACGCCGTGGCAGCGCACTGGAACCGGCTCGGCCTGCACCCGGTCGACCAGCAGGTCCTGGCCGTCGCGATCCGCAACGCGTTGTGGGCCAAGGGCAAACGATGA
- a CDS encoding NUDIX domain-containing protein encodes MLGAGRELTVRALVRSQGFVLVVRETATGRMTLPGGRVGEGRSVQGSLQEHVAHQTGLQVTVTGFAGALHHTAHPGPVGNVITLVFEAEGSDPDPTSTETFDRAEIHHPQWLALEDLAEYDMAPVALRDALLERADGPFWRAWTR; translated from the coding sequence ATGCTCGGAGCGGGGCGCGAGCTTACAGTCAGGGCCCTGGTCCGTTCGCAAGGCTTCGTCCTCGTGGTCCGCGAGACGGCCACTGGGCGCATGACATTGCCTGGTGGCCGTGTCGGGGAGGGCAGGTCGGTCCAGGGCTCGCTGCAAGAACACGTGGCACACCAGACCGGGCTGCAGGTCACGGTCACTGGATTTGCGGGCGCTCTACACCACACCGCCCACCCGGGCCCTGTAGGGAACGTGATCACCCTGGTGTTCGAAGCCGAAGGTTCAGACCCAGATCCGACGTCGACCGAGACGTTCGACAGAGCGGAGATCCACCACCCGCAGTGGCTGGCGTTGGAGGACCTGGCGGAGTACGACATGGCACCGGTCGCGCTCCGGGACGCTCTGCTCGAGCGCGCCGACGGCCCGTTCTGGCGGGCCTGGACCCGTTGA
- a CDS encoding ABC transporter substrate-binding protein, whose amino-acid sequence MPRPNPDIHRRHRPCQRAAVATAAVAGLLTLAACTTSLDSAGEVATSTGSSDQDDVLTEGGELLIWAWEPTLKQVVADFEAEYPNVDVELANVGTGNDHYVALQNAISAGSGVPDIAQVEYHALPQFTITDSLADLTPYGASDLGRTFSPGTWDAVTGGTDAVHALPMDSGPMALFYNQRVFEDAGVAVPTTWAEFADAAQAIQDHDPGTYITADNGISTFTTSMIWQAGGHPFTVDGTTVTVDLADEGTLRFATMWQQLIDQGLVADVSDWSDEWFQGLSDGSIAALVTGAWMPANLATGAATASGDWRVARMPQWTDGANQTAELGGSSLAVTQVSQNAELAYAFVKYANIGDGVATRLNAGAFPATMRDLTDPAFLAQEPEYFGGQQINRVLADSATHVLPGFQYLPFQVHANSIYPDTVGQAYTGTTTLTDGLTAWQDDIVSYGQAQGFTVNK is encoded by the coding sequence ATGCCCCGCCCCAACCCGGACATTCACCGACGCCACCGCCCCTGTCAACGAGCGGCCGTCGCGACGGCCGCCGTCGCCGGACTCCTGACCCTGGCGGCGTGCACCACCAGCCTCGACAGCGCTGGCGAGGTCGCCACATCGACGGGCAGCAGTGACCAGGATGACGTGCTGACGGAGGGTGGTGAGCTCCTGATCTGGGCCTGGGAGCCCACCTTGAAGCAGGTCGTGGCCGACTTCGAGGCCGAGTACCCGAACGTGGACGTCGAGCTGGCGAACGTCGGCACGGGCAACGACCACTACGTCGCCCTGCAGAACGCCATCAGCGCCGGCTCCGGCGTCCCCGACATCGCCCAGGTGGAATATCACGCCCTGCCCCAGTTCACCATCACCGACTCCCTCGCCGACCTCACGCCCTACGGCGCAAGCGACCTCGGGCGCACGTTCTCCCCCGGCACCTGGGACGCCGTCACCGGCGGCACCGACGCCGTGCACGCCCTGCCGATGGACTCCGGGCCGATGGCCCTGTTCTACAACCAGCGCGTCTTCGAGGACGCCGGCGTGGCCGTGCCGACCACGTGGGCCGAGTTCGCCGACGCCGCCCAAGCCATCCAAGACCATGACCCAGGCACGTACATCACCGCGGACAACGGCATCAGCACCTTCACGACGTCGATGATCTGGCAGGCCGGCGGCCACCCATTCACCGTCGACGGCACCACCGTCACCGTCGACCTCGCTGATGAGGGCACGCTCCGGTTCGCGACCATGTGGCAGCAGCTCATCGACCAGGGCCTGGTCGCTGATGTCTCGGACTGGTCCGACGAGTGGTTTCAGGGCCTGAGCGACGGGTCGATCGCTGCACTGGTGACCGGGGCATGGATGCCCGCCAACCTTGCCACCGGAGCTGCCACGGCGTCGGGTGACTGGCGGGTGGCCCGCATGCCGCAATGGACCGACGGCGCCAACCAGACCGCGGAGCTCGGTGGGTCCTCCCTCGCCGTCACGCAGGTCAGCCAGAATGCCGAGCTCGCCTACGCGTTCGTGAAGTACGCGAACATCGGCGACGGAGTCGCCACCCGCCTGAACGCCGGCGCGTTCCCCGCCACGATGCGGGACCTGACCGATCCGGCGTTCCTGGCCCAGGAGCCGGAGTACTTCGGGGGGCAGCAGATCAACCGGGTCCTGGCCGACTCCGCCACCCACGTCCTACCCGGCTTCCAGTACCTCCCTTTCCAGGTGCACGCCAACAGCATCTACCCGGACACCGTCGGCCAGGCCTACACCGGCACCACCACCCTGACCGACGGCCTGACTGCCTGGCAGGACGACATCGTCTCCTACGGTCAGGCACAGGGCTTCACCGTCAACAAGTAG
- a CDS encoding cytochrome P450, producing the protein MYGTSDVRLDDLSADPVPGLPLLAAATMAPDPAAVYRTWRAQWGPVVPVELSDGVLAWLVLDYEDIKRVLTGWSTFSRDVEHWAAFHDGRVREHTGLHAFFSPRQNAFYTEGERRVRLRNVVDDGFASIDETKLVRAVRTECRRLLAQIAPLGAADLVASYTAAVPSLAVAAMYGLPAQLADRMRQYATDIFSNTAAAVPAFVGLNAMLTELIAIRRQDPGDDLLSAIVHHPRALDDVELLDTAQMIQSAGHEMSVAWTTMVLLHLLSDRDFGTRTRHGRLGIDEALDHVLVHQSPTWHTPARFITGDTELGGRVLHQGEAIVCAVAHATKTMHEGTDPIWGATSRATLAFGAGVHHCPASRVSRIITKTAVEEAMRGLHALKLELPVTDLPFVPGLWARSAATLPVTYEPGHLTIPAHQAASAEWDLVGA; encoded by the coding sequence TTGTACGGCACTTCTGATGTCCGTCTGGACGACCTGTCCGCCGACCCTGTTCCGGGGCTGCCGCTGCTGGCCGCGGCGACCATGGCCCCTGACCCGGCCGCCGTGTATCGCACGTGGCGGGCGCAGTGGGGCCCGGTGGTACCGGTCGAGCTGTCCGACGGGGTGCTGGCCTGGCTCGTGCTCGACTACGAGGACATCAAACGAGTCCTGACGGGCTGGTCCACCTTCAGCCGCGACGTCGAGCACTGGGCCGCGTTCCACGACGGACGAGTGAGGGAACACACCGGGCTGCACGCGTTCTTCAGCCCACGTCAGAACGCGTTCTACACCGAGGGCGAACGACGCGTGCGGTTACGGAACGTCGTGGACGACGGATTCGCGAGCATCGACGAGACCAAGCTCGTCCGAGCAGTACGAACCGAGTGCCGGAGACTGCTCGCCCAGATCGCGCCCCTGGGTGCGGCGGACCTGGTCGCCTCGTACACCGCGGCAGTGCCGTCGCTAGCTGTGGCGGCGATGTACGGGCTGCCGGCCCAGTTGGCCGACCGGATGCGGCAGTACGCGACCGACATCTTCAGCAACACGGCGGCGGCCGTGCCCGCGTTCGTCGGGTTGAACGCGATGCTGACCGAACTCATCGCCATTCGCCGCCAGGACCCGGGCGACGATCTGCTCTCCGCGATCGTGCACCACCCACGGGCCCTGGACGACGTCGAGCTGCTGGACACCGCGCAGATGATCCAGTCGGCCGGGCACGAGATGTCCGTGGCCTGGACGACCATGGTGCTTCTGCACCTGCTGTCCGACCGCGACTTCGGTACCCGTACCCGCCACGGCCGCCTCGGTATCGACGAGGCCCTGGACCACGTCCTGGTCCACCAGTCCCCCACCTGGCACACCCCCGCCCGGTTCATCACCGGCGACACCGAGCTCGGCGGCCGCGTCCTGCACCAGGGTGAAGCGATTGTGTGCGCGGTCGCGCACGCCACCAAGACCATGCACGAGGGCACGGACCCGATCTGGGGCGCCACCAGTCGCGCCACCCTCGCCTTCGGCGCCGGCGTGCACCACTGCCCCGCCTCGCGCGTCTCACGCATCATCACCAAGACCGCCGTCGAGGAAGCCATGCGAGGCCTGCACGCCCTCAAGCTCGAGCTCCCGGTCACCGACCTGCCGTTCGTGCCCGGCCTCTGGGCCCGCTCCGCAGCCACGCTCCCGGTCACCTACGAACCGGGCCACCTGACCATCCCCGCCCACCAGGCCGCCTCCGCCGAGTGGGACCTCGTCGGCGCCTGA
- a CDS encoding cytochrome P450 family protein, with protein MYGEIDRLRADGPVVRVEMPGGLPAWVVLGYAEAVELLKVRNRAPWVSKDIAYWADFIAGLVPADWPLLMWAIKAGMFTADPPRHRDLRSWAAPAFTPRRIKRLAPVIEQIVADRLNTLAPAAQAAQVVDLRAEFCLPVPIEAIGALLGVPDDLAGMFRSGADALFDTSVTPEDAQARFFALLGAIETMVDRKIADPGVDLTSDMVKTLGTKDAYTREVLLETVRLTIVAGYETTGNLIDQAVFALSTHPEHRAAVLAGEISWDAVIDETLRWAGIAANLPLRFAVKDFELGGAQIHAGDAILVNYAGAGRDPAKFDRPEVFDPTRASREHLGFGHGTHYCLGAPLAILEAKTALPALFDRYPDLSLAEDVATIPANPGFITNGHARLPVHLSTTRA; from the coding sequence GTGTATGGCGAGATCGACAGGCTGCGCGCCGACGGCCCGGTAGTCCGGGTCGAGATGCCCGGCGGGCTACCCGCCTGGGTGGTCCTCGGATACGCCGAGGCCGTCGAGCTGCTGAAGGTCCGCAACCGGGCCCCGTGGGTGTCCAAGGACATCGCGTACTGGGCCGACTTCATCGCCGGGCTCGTCCCGGCGGACTGGCCGCTGCTGATGTGGGCGATCAAGGCCGGCATGTTCACCGCCGACCCGCCGCGGCACCGGGACCTGCGGTCCTGGGCCGCTCCCGCGTTCACGCCACGCCGGATCAAGCGTCTGGCCCCGGTCATCGAGCAGATCGTCGCCGACCGTCTGAACACCCTGGCACCCGCAGCGCAGGCGGCGCAGGTCGTGGATCTTCGGGCCGAGTTCTGCCTCCCGGTGCCGATCGAGGCCATCGGCGCCCTGCTCGGTGTCCCGGACGATCTGGCCGGCATGTTCCGCTCCGGCGCGGACGCACTGTTCGACACCTCGGTCACGCCTGAGGACGCCCAGGCCCGGTTCTTCGCCTTATTGGGCGCGATCGAGACGATGGTCGACCGCAAGATCGCCGACCCCGGTGTGGACCTGACCAGCGACATGGTCAAGACCCTGGGCACGAAGGACGCCTACACCCGCGAGGTGCTGCTGGAGACGGTGCGGCTGACGATCGTGGCCGGGTACGAGACCACCGGCAACCTGATCGACCAGGCCGTGTTCGCGCTGTCAACCCACCCCGAGCACCGGGCTGCAGTGCTGGCCGGGGAGATCTCCTGGGATGCCGTGATCGACGAGACCCTGCGTTGGGCCGGCATCGCCGCCAACCTCCCGCTGCGCTTCGCGGTGAAGGACTTCGAGCTCGGCGGCGCCCAGATCCACGCCGGTGACGCGATCCTGGTGAACTACGCCGGCGCCGGGCGTGACCCGGCCAAGTTCGACCGGCCCGAGGTATTCGACCCGACCCGCGCCTCCCGGGAGCATCTCGGGTTCGGGCACGGCACCCACTACTGCCTCGGCGCACCCCTGGCCATCCTGGAAGCCAAGACCGCGCTGCCCGCGCTGTTCGACCGGTACCCCGATCTGAGTCTGGCCGAGGACGTCGCGACGATCCCGGCCAACCCTGGGTTCATCACCAACGGGCACGCCCGCCTCCCGGTCCACCTGAGCACCACCAGAGCCTGA